Below is a genomic region from Rosa chinensis cultivar Old Blush chromosome 5, RchiOBHm-V2, whole genome shotgun sequence.
CTATCTTTCTTCGAGCAGCTCTCTTCTCAACACCGTCAAAACACCATCGATCTCTCATCAAAACACCATGGGTCTCTCAGCAAAACACCATATGCCATCAAAACACACTTCGATTAAGGCTCGACTGTACTTATCCATCACTGTACTCATTGATTAGGGTTTCGATCCATCTGTGGGTTCTTCGTACTGGGGAGAAGATAGAGGAAAATTCGGGTTTAAATCTAGACATCGAAATTCCAGAGTTGAAACTAGGGTCCATTTGTGGGTTCTTCGATTTGGGGGTTTCTCAACTATTCGTGGTGAGttaaattttgatttgttttggtgAAGAACTgcattttgtttggtttttaatCTCGATTATAACCATATTTGTTGGTTATTCATTGGCTTAGTAGCTTCGAAATCTCATCTTGCTTTGCTTGTTTGCTTTCATTGATAGAAAGAATCTTACTTTGTTCTATGCGCAGCTGGTTTGCCTTATTTGCAGAGAATCTGCAGTAGACCATCTTCTCCAACCATTCCAAGGCCTTCTCATCACTACTTTCAACAATTGGTAATTGCAATTTCTGTGCTTTCTATTTTATCTGTGTTATCATTTACTTGTTTGTAGTTGAAATTTGAAATGGGTTTTGTTGTGGCAGGGAATTTCGAGTTCAAGGAACTTACTTGTAGAGGAACCAGTTTCATGTCCATTGACTCCACTTTTGATTACAGAAATTGAGAAGAAAATTGGGTTTTGTAGGGGATGTGGGCAACGTCTACTTCAGGCCCAACCATCCTATGAAGCCACATCGGCTATGTACGACCCATCACCTTGTGTTCTCATATGATCTCCACAAGAAGGTGAAAATTTATGTCAGTTATCTAATTTTGTCATAATACTAACTTGATCTTATCTACTTCTATTTAGATTGTTGAGGTTTGGATTAAATTTGATGGTCTTGTTGATTATTCTCAGCAGACCCACAAGGCATATCTGGTGGAGTTGGAAGAAGCTGTAGACTCAGTTTGACTGGTGGAGTGAGCCTGACAGCTATTGTTGGTATTGATTGCAGGAGGTAGACTTGTGAGTATTCTGAGCTTGACTATTGAATTTGTGGACTGCTATATATTAAATATGTTATGAAGCTTTAATTTGTTGAAATCTATTGTTCTATGCTTCATATATCGTGGTATTCGATTAGTTTTTGGTGAAATGTGTAGGACTGGTTTGGTTCATACTACGTCTATAGTTGATGATCTTATTGGAGAATTGTTTTATGTCAGGAGAATTGTTCGGTTCTTATTGGTTCATACTAAActggtttggttttgtttgtttttacaaCTTTGCTAATTTTTCCCTAATAATTTCTGGGTTCTGCTTGTTTGGTGTGGCAACCATAGCTTTTTCAATCCAATGCTTGTTCATATTCTCTATTATTGCTTCAGAGAAGATTGTTCAAATGTTGTTCCTGTAGTGGACTCTGCTTTTTCATTGCTTTCGGGGTTCTCTAAGTTTTGTTTATTCGTTGTATTGGATGTCTTGTACTCTTTAAGAGCTCATATTATTGAAGCAAATGTTATACTTTCCAATACTAGTTGATCTTTTCAATTACTAGCTTACTATACTATACTCTTTTATTATATATTCAAAAATTAATCTTAGATTTCAGTTTGCCTGCACATGGTATATATATTTTCACAAACCACGTCACTTTATACTCTAATCATAGTGAGGATATGTTGTGATGATGTTGTTTTAGCATAGCATTTCCCATTGGACAATATGATCTGTGCTTgttattggatttttttttttatatataatttttgtaaaataaTTTTTGGCTTTGCTTAaatgtatattgatttgtttttctttatatattgtGGTATACTATTCTGTCCTTGTTATTGGATTTTCTTAGCCTAAATGTATGTCGAATTTTTTTATCATTGTTTGATATTGgagtatatgtgtgtgtgtgaaaataAATTGTTGTTTTTGCTAAGACTACCAGAGTTTGAATTGGTAGAGTTTTATGGAACTTAGTGAATGCATTTAGGATATGTCATTGGGGTTTTGTTGATCGATGACTTAGTTTTGGTTTGTGTTTTTGGTTTAATGTAGATGGATAGGtcatggatgcatgctgataggagGTCTTATGAATATAAGTTAGGGGTGGCAAAGTTTTGTGAGTTTGCTTTGGGAAATGCTAGAGACCCTAACCGTATTTGTTGTCCTTGCACAAAGTGTGGAAATGTAAAAGATTTTTCTGCACAAGTGATAAAGGATCACTTGTTTGTAAATGGGATTGACACAGATTATGTGAAATGGACAGAACATGGGGAGGTTGTAGTGGAGTCGGGATCATATACGGATAGTGAAAGTGTTGAATTAGAGGCAATTGAATCTGACTCTGTGCAGGGTAACATGAGGGCAGATTATGAAGTAGAATTAGATAGTGATGTGGAGTTGGAaggtgatgaagatgaggagcTTTCCAGTGAGTGTAATGAATTTAAGAAGTTTGTTGACGATGCCAACAAACCCTTATACCCTGGTTGCAATAGGCACACCAAGATGAATGTGCTTGTGAGGCTTTACAACTTGAAAGCCAAGCATGGTATGAGTGATTCGGCTTACTCGGATTGGTTGATTGCCTTTGCAAAGTATCTTCCTGAAGGAAACGAGATACCTGCCTCTGTGTATGAGGCAAAGAAGAGTTTGAGTGCATTAGGAATGGATTACACCAAAATACATGCTTGCCCTAATGACTGTATTCTGTATAGAAAACAGTATGTCGATGACACTATTTGTCCTACATGTGGTACTTCTAGGTGGAAAATAtgcaaaaacaagaaagaaagagagggagtACCTGCAAAAGTCTTGTGGTACTTCCCTCCTATTCCTAGGTTCAAAAGAATGTTTCAATCAATT
It encodes:
- the LOC121048928 gene encoding uncharacterized protein LOC121048928; this translates as MDRSWMHADRRSYEYKLGVAKFCEFALGNARDPNRICCPCTKCGNVKDFSAQVIKDHLFVNGIDTDYVKWTEHGEVVVESGSYTDSESVELEAIESDSVQGNMRADYEVELDSDVELEGDEDEELSSECNEFKKFVDDANKPLYPGCNRHTKMNVLVRLYNLKAKHGMSDSAYSDWLIAFAKYLPEGNEIPASVYEAKKSLSALGMDYTKIHACPNDCILYRKQYVDDTICPTCGTSRWKICKNKKEREGVPAKVLWYFPPIPRFKRMFQSIETSKSLTWHATDRNKDSLIRHPADSASWKLVDEKWPDFGNEPRNLQLALSSDGFNPHSTLSSK